A genome region from Pseudomonas anguilliseptica includes the following:
- a CDS encoding TrkH family potassium uptake protein, translating to MSLPTLRIIAFILGIFLITLAVSMLIPMLTLLLYSRTDDLNAFLWSSLVTAAAGIAMVIPGRPKDAQLRPRDMYLLTTGSWLVVCIFAALPMVLIHHISYTDAFFETMSGVTTTGSTVLAGLDHASPGLLIWRSMLQWLGGIGFIGMAVAILPLLRVGGMRLFQTESSDWGEKVMPRSHMAAKYILFIYLSLTLSGFLGFWLAGMTPFDAINHAMTSISTGGYSTSDSSLANWNQPAVHWVAVVLMIFGGLPFTLYVATLRGNRKALFKDHQVRGFLGFLLATWLVFGTWLWLHSDNSWLDAFRIVAVNVTSVVTTTGYALGDYSTWGSFAVLLFFYLTFVGGCSGSTSGGLKIFRFQVAYVLLRANLQQLVHPRAVIKQQYNNHNLDEEIVRSLITFSFFFTITIGVIALGLTLLGLDWITALTGAATAVCNVGPGLGPIIGPAGNFSSLPDAAKWLLTIGMLLGRLEILTVLVLVTRAFWRH from the coding sequence ATGTCATTGCCGACACTGCGCATCATTGCTTTTATTCTCGGCATATTCCTGATCACTCTGGCCGTCAGCATGCTGATCCCCATGCTGACGCTGCTGCTGTATTCACGCACCGACGACCTCAACGCCTTTCTCTGGTCCAGCCTGGTGACCGCCGCTGCGGGCATCGCCATGGTCATCCCCGGGCGCCCCAAGGACGCGCAGCTGCGCCCGCGTGACATGTACCTGCTGACCACCGGTAGTTGGCTGGTGGTGTGCATCTTCGCCGCCCTGCCGATGGTGCTGATTCACCATATCAGCTACACCGATGCCTTTTTCGAGACCATGTCCGGCGTTACCACCACGGGCTCAACCGTGCTGGCCGGTCTGGATCACGCCTCACCCGGCCTGCTGATCTGGCGTTCGATGCTGCAGTGGCTGGGCGGTATCGGCTTTATCGGCATGGCGGTGGCGATTCTGCCGCTGCTGCGGGTCGGTGGCATGCGCCTTTTTCAGACCGAATCCTCCGACTGGGGCGAGAAGGTCATGCCGCGCTCGCACATGGCGGCCAAATACATCCTGTTTATTTACCTGAGCCTGACCCTGAGCGGCTTTCTCGGCTTCTGGCTGGCCGGCATGACGCCCTTCGATGCCATCAATCATGCAATGACTTCGATCTCCACTGGCGGCTACTCGACCTCGGATTCATCGCTGGCCAACTGGAACCAACCGGCCGTGCACTGGGTGGCAGTGGTGCTGATGATTTTCGGCGGCCTGCCCTTCACCCTGTATGTCGCGACCCTGCGCGGTAACCGCAAAGCGCTGTTCAAGGATCATCAGGTACGCGGCTTTCTCGGCTTTCTGCTGGCCACCTGGCTGGTGTTTGGAACCTGGCTGTGGCTGCACTCGGATAACAGCTGGCTGGATGCGTTTCGCATTGTCGCGGTGAATGTCACCTCGGTGGTCACCACCACCGGCTATGCCTTGGGCGATTACAGCACCTGGGGCAGTTTTGCCGTACTGCTGTTCTTCTACCTGACCTTTGTCGGCGGCTGTTCGGGCTCCACCTCCGGCGGCTTGAAAATTTTCCGCTTTCAGGTGGCCTATGTACTGTTGCGGGCCAACCTGCAGCAACTGGTGCACCCGCGTGCAGTGATCAAGCAGCAGTACAACAATCACAACCTCGATGAAGAGATTGTCCGCTCGCTGATCACCTTTTCGTTTTTCTTCACCATCACCATCGGCGTGATCGCTCTCGGTTTGACCCTGCTTGGGCTGGACTGGATAACCGCGCTGACCGGCGCAGCGACAGCGGTGTGTAACGTCGGTCCCGGTTTGGGCCCGATCATCGGCCCGGCGGGCAACTTCTCCAGCCTGCCGGATGCGGCCAAATGGCTGCTGACCATCGGCATGCTGCTTGGTCGCCTGGAAATTCTCACCGTACTGGTGTTGGTAACTCGGGCATTCTGGCGACATTAA
- a CDS encoding TrkH family potassium uptake protein, whose amino-acid sequence MAWPTLRIIAFINGIFLLTLAISMAVPMLTLMLFSRPDELNAFLWSSLITFIAGIAGIAMIAQGRPKDVQLRPRDMYLLTVSSWILVGLFAALPFMFSQHLGVTDAVFESMSGITATGATVLTGLDSMSPGILIWRSLLHWLGGIGFIAMAVAILPMLRIGGMRLFQTESSDRSEKIMPRSHMVAKYMIAAYLGISLLGCLALWTAGMGVFDAINHTMSAIATGGFSTSDQSVGKWTEPAVHWVTIVLMILGSVPFVLYASMLRGNYKALIRDQQVRGFLGILLSTWLLLGTWYYLSTELHWLEAIRHVAFNTTSIMTTTGFALGDYTLWGGFAGMLFFYLGFIGGCSGSTAGGLKIFRFQVAYVLLRANLMQLIHPRAVIKQQYNRHHLDEDIVRSILTFSFFFTITIAVLALGLTLCGLDWITALSGAASTVSGVGPGMGPIIGPAGNFSSLPDTAKWLLTFGMLLGRLEILTVLVLMLPAFWRH is encoded by the coding sequence ATGGCTTGGCCGACCTTACGGATCATCGCGTTTATCAATGGCATCTTTCTTCTGACCCTGGCGATCAGCATGGCCGTTCCCATGCTGACCCTGATGCTGTTTTCGCGACCTGACGAACTCAACGCCTTCCTCTGGTCCAGCCTGATCACCTTTATCGCGGGCATCGCGGGCATCGCGATGATTGCCCAGGGCCGCCCCAAGGATGTGCAGCTGCGTCCACGCGACATGTATTTGCTGACAGTGTCCAGCTGGATACTGGTGGGGCTGTTCGCCGCCCTGCCCTTTATGTTTTCCCAGCACCTGGGCGTGACCGATGCGGTGTTTGAAAGCATGTCAGGCATCACCGCCACCGGCGCCACGGTACTGACCGGGCTGGACAGCATGTCGCCGGGCATTCTGATCTGGCGTTCGCTGCTGCACTGGCTCGGCGGGATCGGTTTTATCGCCATGGCCGTGGCGATTCTGCCGATGCTGCGAATCGGTGGTATGCGCCTGTTCCAGACCGAATCCTCGGACCGCTCCGAAAAGATCATGCCGCGCTCGCACATGGTCGCCAAGTACATGATCGCGGCCTACTTGGGGATCAGCCTGCTCGGCTGCCTGGCCCTGTGGACGGCGGGCATGGGGGTATTCGACGCGATCAACCACACCATGTCGGCCATCGCCACTGGCGGGTTTTCCACCTCGGACCAATCGGTGGGCAAATGGACCGAGCCGGCGGTGCACTGGGTCACCATCGTGCTGATGATTCTCGGCAGCGTACCGTTCGTGCTGTATGCCTCAATGCTGCGTGGCAACTACAAGGCATTGATCAGAGACCAGCAGGTACGTGGCTTTCTCGGCATTTTGTTGAGCACCTGGCTGCTGCTCGGCACCTGGTATTACCTGAGTACCGAGCTGCATTGGCTCGAAGCTATTCGCCACGTGGCGTTCAACACCACCTCGATCATGACCACCACCGGCTTTGCCCTTGGTGATTACACGCTGTGGGGCGGCTTTGCCGGCATGCTGTTCTTCTACCTGGGGTTTATCGGCGGTTGCTCGGGCTCAACCGCAGGGGGGCTGAAGATTTTCCGTTTCCAGGTCGCCTACGTGCTGCTCAGGGCCAACCTGATGCAACTGATCCACCCGCGCGCGGTGATCAAGCAGCAGTACAACCGCCATCACCTGGATGAAGACATCGTCCGCTCGATCCTGACCTTCTCGTTCTTCTTCACCATCACCATCGCTGTGCTGGCCCTGGGTCTGACCCTATGCGGCCTGGACTGGATCACCGCACTCAGCGGCGCGGCCAGCACCGTTTCCGGCGTAGGCCCCGGCATGGGCCCGATCATCGGGCCGGCGGGCAACTTTTCCAGCCTGCCGGACACCGCCAAATGGCTGCTGACCTTCGGCATGCTGCTCGGCCGCCTGGAAATCCTCACCGTGCTGGTGCTGATGTTGCCGGCCTTCTGGCGACATTAA